The stretch of DNA accacaaacacatgtTTACCATTCGCCTATGTCCATTTGTCTACATAAATTTGAGTTTGGCAAGGCAGAGTTGTGGTTCATTTGGGACGCAGATTTGAAAGCGATTCAGGGGCACTATCACTCTGAAAAGTTGGCATAATAGCCCAAATTTTCCGTTTCAGTTGATTTTcgttttcttcttctgtttATCTCTCTTCAATCCCGCTCTATACACTGTTTATGCCCCTGTGTAAAGTTCGGTTCCGGGAattttgtgtttttcaCTTGAGTGATTAGCCGTTCGTCAACATCCACAACAGTAGTCTGAATGGCTCCATTGGATGAACATGAgcggttgttgttgctATTTTGAGGTTTTTGACTCGATAAAAAACAACACTGTCAAATCGACCCGCTCATAAGCTGTGTTTTACTGCTCTTGTCCCCATCCAGCAACCGGGCCCCGCCACGTCTGCAGATCTGATAATCCATGGCCTGTTTGGGTGAGTGGTAGTACAGCGCAGATTCAGTTTGGGTCTTGGGTTTTCACCACGTGCTCGTGACGCGCCAATTTTCTTGCTAGCGTCATTTTGGCGAAAATCTGCGAAATTTTGGCAAAATTCAGGGCACTGGTCCTACACGTACAGGTAGCGGTGTTTTTAGTGTCTTGTCAACGTCTGGAACCATCCGTGGAGTCGGATGCACAATAAATAGTGCAGTTTTACGACCCGTGGTGGAGTATTTTGCTAGTATTTTTGGTAGTATTCCCAAGTAGTTTATTGAGGTATTTGTTAAGTTAAAAATTACTCGAGGTTACTCTATAATGTGAAAAACTATCTTGAAAAATTTGTGATCTGACCATTTCTCGGCACTTGTGATTGGCCGATGACGCTTTTTTGAGACATTTGAAAAGGTCGCTTGCTCAGCTTCATTTTGACACCACAATTGACACCACAAATCtgccccccccccccccaccCCCATTTTTGTACTACCTACAAATGAATGCTGAACCGCTCTTCCGATCTAACTTTTTAGAATGTTAAACAATAACGGCCATGATGGCGATGGCGCCAAACACGACGGAGGCAACCACCTTCTCGGCAGCCAGCGAGGCGCCGGCGCTCTTCTTGTTTCCGCCCTTGGAGGACGAGGCGGCGGCCGAGCCAGaggcagcggcagcagcagagccCTTAGCAGAGCCCGAGCCAGAGCCCGAGGATCCGGACGATCCAGAGCCCgaagatccagagccggaCGAGCCGGAAGAGCCGGACGAGCCGGAAGAGACAGCAGTGGCCTGGGCGTTCTGGCAGTTGGATCCGGTCTTGGGGCTCTGGACAATGGAGGCCTGGGAAGAAAAGTCGCAGGCCTGAGAGTTGCCGTTCTGGGAGTCGTAGTACTTGCCCATGAGGAAGTTGAGCTTCTGCTTGGCGTCACAGAAGGACAGGTCTCCGTACTTGCCGGAGGTTCCGTTGGACTGGATCTCGGAGCAGTCCACATCGAGGTTACCGCACAGCTCTCCAAAGAGATCGCCGTAGTTCTTGGCGTTAGTGTCCGAGTTGACGACACAAGAAGAGCCATCGTTGATGCACTGACAGGTTCCGACCTTGGGGGTGGGAGGCAGGGTGGGAGAGCCTTTCCAGTTGGCGTTGAAGTCGGGGCACGAGACGCCACCAGCGGTCTGAGAGGGCTTGTAGTCGTTGGTGTTGGCGGAGGAAGGAGAAATCTTAGCCATCTGCGAAGACAGGTTGTTGAAGTCGTCGAGAGTGGAGACGGAGCTTCCGGAAACAGACACCAGACCGTACTGGTTCTGCTCCTCAAAGTACATGTAGACGATTCCTCCGGACCAGACGTCGGTCATGTTGGGGCCAAACAGAACGGGCACGTCGGAGAACTGTCGCGGCTTGACTCGGTTGCAGCCGTactcggagaagaa from Yarrowia lipolytica chromosome 1D, complete sequence encodes:
- a CDS encoding uncharacterized protein (Compare to YALI0D06039g, similar to uniprot|P22146 Saccharomyces cerevisiae YMR307w GAS1 glycophospholipid-anchored surface glycoprotein), whose translation is MKFSAVSIAAALASLVAAADVPSIDIVGNKFFYSNNGSQFYIRGVAYQQDSANETAKETFSDPLSDGDACKRDLPYLVQLKTNVLRVYAIDTTKDHDTCMQLFNDAGIYVISDLSQPGESINRNSPSWDVDLYQRYTSVVDTMQKYPNMLGFFAGNEVTNNNTNTDASPYVKAAIRDMKSYMKEKSYRSIPVGYATNDDEKTRDDLATYFQCGNASEAADFYGINIYEWCGDATFESSGYQQRTEEYKNFTIPIFFSEYGCNRVKPRQFSDVPVLFGPNMTDVWSGGIVYMYFEEQNQYGLVSVSGSSVSTLDDFNNLSSQMAKISPSSANTNDYKPSQTAGGVSCPDFNANWKGSPTLPPTPKVGTCQCINDGSSCVVNSDTNAKNYGDLFGELCGNLDVDCSEIQSNGTSGKYGDLSFCDAKQKLNFLMGKYYDSQNGNSQACDFSSQASIVQSPKTGSNCQNAQATAVSSGSSGSSGSSGSGSSGSGSSGSSGSGSGSAKGSAAAAASGSAAASSSKGGNKKSAGASLAAEKVVASVVFGAIAIMAVIV